A single window of Leptospira semungkisensis DNA harbors:
- a CDS encoding LIC13259/LIC11441 family protein, translated as MKQLNIFLILTILISISCGKKEQKPLTEAEKPLFETVLAENDKVVKSLLTTEEVSPNISALLVSVDTLAAAKGGLESTAQEMKTALETAKSPDVKVSFVGFSKFSEILAETMKANGLQSGRNRFYCPMVKKTWVLSGQRIENPYAPDMRDCGDLIP; from the coding sequence ATGAAGCAACTGAATATCTTCCTCATTCTAACGATCCTAATCTCGATCTCTTGTGGTAAAAAAGAACAAAAGCCTCTCACCGAGGCGGAAAAACCGCTCTTTGAAACCGTTTTAGCGGAAAACGACAAAGTAGTCAAAAGTCTCTTAACAACGGAAGAAGTCTCTCCGAACATTTCTGCGCTACTTGTATCCGTTGATACATTAGCTGCCGCAAAAGGTGGCCTGGAATCCACCGCTCAAGAAATGAAGACTGCATTAGAAACAGCTAAATCTCCGGATGTAAAAGTTTCTTTTGTAGGTTTCTCTAAATTCAGCGAGATCCTAGCGGAGACAATGAAGGCAAACGGACTCCAATCCGGAAGAAACCGTTTCTACTGTCCCATGGTCAAAAAGACATGGGTACTTTCAGGCCAAAGGATCGAAAATCCTTATGCACCTGATATGCGCGATTGCGGTGATCTCATTCCCTAA
- the purF gene encoding amidophosphoribosyltransferase has protein sequence MSSIPNTSSLRTLVRDDKPKEECAIFGIFNSQEAANFTYLGLYSMQHRGQESSGIVSSDGEHLYRYAGMGLVANIFTEGKIRELTGTAAIGHNRYSTTGASFLRNAQPLRVESHLGPIALAHNGNLVNSWEVRSQLEKEGSIFQTTIDSEVIVHLMARSGETDLLSALSSALKKVRGAYSLVVLTKGQLIAVRDPNGFRPLVMGRRDDGSIVFASETCAFDITDTTYERDVEPGEMIVVDRTGIRSFYPFPQAKPALCIFEYIYFARPDSNIFGESVYKVRKALGNQLAKELPVEADVVIPVPDSANIAALGYSEASGIPFQSGLIRSHYVGRTFIEPDQKIRDFGAKIKYNVVKNVVEGKRVVIVDDSIMRGTTSRKIIKMIRNAGATEIHLRVSAPPTVSPCYYGIDIPTHNELIAATHTIEEIRKYLRVDSIAYLSVDSMHKAVNDHRGGGFCNACFTSDYPVEFQSDMGNQKSLFKEYEVEEHV, from the coding sequence ATGAGTTCGATTCCCAATACGTCCAGTCTACGGACCCTAGTCCGAGATGACAAACCAAAAGAAGAATGCGCGATCTTCGGTATTTTTAATTCCCAAGAAGCGGCCAACTTCACCTACTTAGGTCTGTATTCTATGCAGCACCGAGGGCAAGAATCGAGCGGGATAGTCTCCTCTGACGGAGAACATCTCTACCGCTACGCCGGCATGGGGCTCGTCGCGAATATTTTTACCGAAGGCAAGATCCGAGAACTCACCGGAACTGCTGCGATCGGTCATAATCGATATTCCACCACAGGCGCGAGTTTTTTACGAAATGCCCAACCCCTCCGAGTCGAGTCTCATCTCGGCCCAATCGCACTTGCTCATAACGGAAACCTGGTAAACTCCTGGGAAGTTCGTTCCCAACTGGAAAAAGAAGGTTCCATTTTCCAAACTACAATCGATTCAGAGGTGATCGTTCACCTGATGGCTCGCTCCGGAGAGACCGATCTTCTTTCGGCGCTTTCTTCTGCTTTGAAAAAAGTGAGAGGTGCGTATTCTCTCGTGGTGCTAACCAAGGGCCAGCTCATTGCAGTACGGGATCCAAACGGTTTCCGTCCTCTGGTTATGGGAAGAAGGGATGACGGTTCTATCGTTTTCGCTTCCGAGACCTGCGCCTTCGATATCACCGACACCACGTATGAAAGAGATGTAGAACCTGGAGAAATGATCGTAGTGGACAGAACAGGAATTCGTTCCTTCTATCCATTCCCGCAAGCGAAGCCTGCTCTTTGCATTTTCGAATACATTTATTTCGCAAGACCTGACTCCAATATTTTTGGAGAATCCGTTTATAAGGTTCGTAAGGCTTTGGGAAACCAATTGGCCAAAGAACTTCCGGTCGAAGCAGATGTGGTTATTCCAGTTCCGGACTCCGCGAATATCGCAGCACTTGGATATTCAGAAGCCTCCGGAATTCCTTTCCAATCGGGATTGATCCGCTCTCACTACGTGGGAAGGACATTCATCGAGCCGGACCAAAAGATCCGAGATTTCGGAGCTAAGATCAAATACAACGTAGTCAAGAACGTGGTGGAAGGCAAAAGAGTCGTAATCGTGGACGATTCCATTATGAGAGGGACCACTAGCCGAAAGATCATCAAGATGATCCGAAACGCAGGTGCTACCGAGATCCATCTTAGAGTTTCCGCTCCTCCAACTGTCTCTCCTTGCTATTATGGGATCGATATTCCTACACACAATGAGTTGATCGCGGCCACACATACGATCGAAGAGATTCGCAAGTATTTAAGAGTGGATTCCATCGCTTATTTGTCTGTGGATTCTATGCATAAGGCTGTGAATGATCATAGAGGCGGCGGTTTCTGCAATGCCTGCTTCACTTCCGATTATCCTGTCGAGTTTCAAAGCGATATGGGAAATCAGAAGAGCTTATTCAAAGAATACGAAGTCGAAGAACACGTCTAA
- a CDS encoding ribonuclease D, with amino-acid sequence MQIQSDYIVVDNVRSLQLALITLSQSDCLSIDTESSGYYTYYSKVCLIQISSKGKNYIFDPIRLDDLSGLGPLFENPSILKIFHSASDDIKALKRDFSFKFINIADTMFSSRLLDLEQNSLLYLVEHYHKVKLSKKEQKSNWEKRPLEKSQLQYAALDTVYLESIWEKMREELAKRKLLDEAVSEFAKLAEEEPEPFEGFSINLEKFPNVLDLGSDERRALYDTLLFRDEKAKRINKAPFRVWNNDKVLELVKSRGEINKLTDIVGKKDAESLTQVYKNPSGPPIQKNDLFKRSIEDLSGDEADRFKRLRQWRETVMSIRRMGHNLMPSNKNIAEIAKRNPKTIEELREMGIFSNWKVENYGPSLISAIQSKPYETTLSSLIPIKKKFD; translated from the coding sequence ATGCAAATACAATCCGATTATATCGTCGTAGACAACGTCCGAAGCCTACAGTTGGCATTGATTACTCTCTCTCAATCCGATTGCCTCTCTATTGATACGGAATCCAGCGGTTATTACACCTACTATTCCAAAGTTTGTCTGATCCAAATATCCTCCAAGGGCAAGAACTACATCTTTGACCCTATTCGATTAGATGATCTCTCAGGACTCGGACCTCTATTCGAGAATCCGTCCATCTTAAAAATCTTTCATTCCGCTTCGGACGATATCAAAGCTCTTAAAAGAGACTTCAGTTTCAAGTTTATCAACATCGCGGACACGATGTTTAGCTCACGTTTATTAGACTTAGAACAGAACTCTTTGTTGTATCTTGTGGAACATTACCACAAGGTCAAACTTTCCAAAAAGGAACAAAAATCCAACTGGGAAAAACGGCCCCTTGAAAAAAGCCAGCTTCAGTATGCGGCATTAGATACCGTCTATCTGGAATCCATCTGGGAAAAAATGAGGGAAGAACTCGCAAAACGGAAATTGTTAGACGAAGCCGTTTCCGAATTCGCAAAACTCGCAGAAGAGGAGCCAGAGCCTTTCGAAGGATTCTCCATCAATTTGGAAAAATTCCCGAATGTTTTGGATCTGGGCTCGGATGAAAGAAGAGCATTGTATGATACTCTCTTATTCAGAGATGAAAAGGCCAAGAGGATCAATAAGGCACCTTTCCGAGTTTGGAATAACGACAAGGTTCTAGAACTTGTAAAATCTAGAGGAGAGATCAATAAGCTGACGGATATCGTGGGCAAGAAAGACGCAGAAAGTCTTACCCAGGTTTACAAGAATCCGAGCGGCCCTCCTATCCAAAAAAACGATCTATTCAAAAGATCCATAGAGGATCTCTCCGGTGACGAAGCGGATCGCTTCAAAAGACTCAGACAATGGAGAGAGACAGTTATGTCAATTCGCCGGATGGGTCATAACTTAATGCCGTCTAATAAGAATATAGCTGAGATCGCAAAACGAAATCCTAAGACGATAGAAGAACTGAGAGAAATGGGAATCTTTTCCAATTGGAAAGTGGAGAACTATGGACCTTCTTTGATCTCTGCTATTCAATCCAAACCGTATGAGACCACTCTCTCGAGTTTGATACCGATCAAGAAGAAATTTGATTAG
- a CDS encoding NUDIX hydrolase, giving the protein MIRLDLDKLKQDLPLLPEGEPNLPEGVAHSSVIMPVFHKNGQDGFLLQKRNPNLAAHPGQISFPGGVKEPEDPSLLETALREWKEEMGVAREALSVIGNYKGQLTHTGFHITPFLARYSGDFLFQFNPDEVERVIQLEFDRLWEVPFYSIQGRRKPDGPVLEVFYFDLEEGLLWGATARIIVDFLRDHSSFSRIPELRTPNLTAAPYLDVKR; this is encoded by the coding sequence TTGATTAGATTAGATTTAGATAAACTAAAACAGGATCTTCCTCTTTTACCGGAAGGAGAACCTAATCTGCCCGAAGGCGTGGCACATTCTTCTGTAATCATGCCGGTATTTCATAAAAACGGACAGGACGGATTTCTATTGCAAAAAAGAAATCCGAACCTTGCCGCTCACCCAGGACAGATCTCATTTCCTGGAGGAGTAAAAGAACCGGAGGATCCTTCTCTTTTAGAAACCGCATTAAGAGAATGGAAAGAAGAAATGGGGGTGGCTCGAGAAGCTCTTTCCGTGATCGGAAATTATAAGGGCCAGCTCACTCATACTGGATTCCATATCACTCCTTTTCTCGCACGGTATTCGGGTGACTTTCTATTCCAGTTCAATCCGGACGAAGTAGAGAGAGTGATCCAACTGGAGTTCGATCGACTTTGGGAAGTCCCTTTCTATAGCATCCAAGGCAGAAGAAAACCGGATGGGCCAGTATTAGAAGTCTTCTATTTTGACTTGGAAGAAGGTTTGCTCTGGGGAGCAACGGCGAGGATCATCGTGGATTTCTTAAGAGATCATTCCTCCTTCTCCCGGATCCCGGAACTAAGGACGCCGAATCTTACAGCCGCGCCTTACTTGGATGTGAAAAGATAA
- a CDS encoding LIMLP_16695 family PerRB-regulated protein produces the protein MSKLKDLFNTDIRTSYLKESWKEDEWYESLAERPGIAEKIPYFKKGESSIKVAVLAR, from the coding sequence ATGAGCAAGTTAAAGGACCTTTTCAATACCGATATCAGGACTAGCTATCTGAAAGAGAGCTGGAAAGAAGATGAATGGTATGAGTCTCTTGCAGAGAGACCAGGCATCGCAGAAAAAATACCGTACTTTAAGAAAGGTGAATCCAGCATTAAGGTGGCGGTTCTGGCAAGATGA
- a CDS encoding RNA polymerase sigma factor: MNQEDPILCDPEDWACIQRVLIGDFDAFEELVLNYEAMVYSQAKKAFRNESEAEDFTQDVFLKAFEGLSTFKGKSKFSTWLFSIARNEIIRRYRKEHPEVDTSIEGLSSGQTGEGFSSQESELLEKETSEKIRSLVDRLPELYRKPISLHYFENMSYKDISENLNLKMNTLKSYIFRGKEILRDWLKKEDEHGKK, encoded by the coding sequence ATGAACCAAGAAGACCCTATCCTGTGCGATCCGGAGGATTGGGCCTGTATTCAAAGAGTCTTAATCGGAGACTTTGACGCATTCGAAGAATTAGTACTGAATTACGAGGCCATGGTCTATTCTCAGGCCAAGAAAGCATTTCGTAACGAATCCGAGGCAGAGGACTTTACCCAAGACGTATTCCTAAAAGCTTTCGAAGGTCTGTCCACATTCAAAGGAAAATCCAAGTTCTCGACTTGGTTATTCTCCATCGCGAGAAACGAGATCATCCGCAGATATAGAAAAGAACATCCCGAGGTCGATACTTCCATCGAAGGACTGTCTTCGGGACAAACTGGGGAAGGATTCTCTTCTCAAGAATCCGAACTCTTAGAGAAAGAAACATCGGAAAAGATCAGATCTCTGGTCGATCGCCTTCCGGAGCTTTATCGCAAACCAATCTCTCTACACTATTTTGAGAATATGTCCTATAAAGATATTTCTGAGAATTTAAACTTGAAAATGAACACCTTAAAGAGTTATATTTTCAGAGGAAAAGAAATCCTCCGCGACTGGCTGAAGAAAGAAGATGAGCACGGAAAAAAATAA
- a CDS encoding response regulator, which yields MKNASGSPGQKILVVDDEEDIAELIKFHLEENGYQVDTCQNGLEVLPRIEKNLPDLVVLDLMLPGVGGMDLCKRIKEKYALPIIMVTAKSGETDAVLGLELGADDYVRKPFSTRELIARVRSVLRRSGEAEEEQEFEGNITVGKIFLNPKAHKVFINSAEIDLTLIEYKILYLFMTNTGVAFTRDKLLDKVWGKDIYVTDRAVDVNIKRLRDKLGEEKERLETIRGIGYRFNEA from the coding sequence ATGAAAAATGCTTCCGGTAGCCCAGGTCAAAAAATCCTAGTCGTAGACGACGAAGAGGATATTGCAGAGCTAATCAAATTCCATCTAGAAGAGAACGGGTACCAAGTAGACACATGCCAAAACGGTTTAGAAGTTCTTCCTCGCATTGAGAAGAATCTACCGGATCTCGTAGTGTTAGATCTAATGCTTCCTGGCGTTGGTGGGATGGATCTGTGCAAACGCATTAAAGAAAAATATGCGCTTCCTATCATTATGGTCACCGCAAAATCGGGAGAGACCGACGCAGTTCTGGGATTGGAACTTGGTGCTGACGATTACGTTAGAAAGCCATTTTCTACCAGAGAACTAATTGCAAGAGTTCGTTCCGTCCTGAGAAGATCCGGCGAAGCTGAAGAAGAGCAGGAATTCGAAGGAAATATCACTGTCGGAAAGATCTTTTTAAATCCGAAGGCCCACAAGGTCTTTATAAATAGTGCTGAGATCGATCTTACTCTGATCGAATACAAAATTCTGTACCTATTCATGACGAATACCGGTGTAGCCTTTACTCGAGATAAACTTTTAGATAAAGTCTGGGGCAAAGATATTTATGTGACCGATAGAGCGGTCGATGTTAATATCAAACGTCTTCGGGACAAACTCGGAGAAGAGAAGGAGAGGTTGGAAACCATCCGCGGGATCGGTTACAGATTCAATGAGGCGTAG
- a CDS encoding HAMP domain-containing sensor histidine kinase codes for MRRSLFSKLLLSNWLLLVFLMAVAGVVFFLEDRINPDLKILLFSAYILLAMFGTFYMSFSIARSVTQTLNQIEMKTGEINAGDFGSELSLPEIRELADLAVSINLMSGRLKNQFVDLTIEKEKFDSVLQNLKEGVFSVDLEGSIVFQNRSIPGSLIEPNSGSRRVEDAVKDPRLLEFIKKNLYGKGDPKIELDLSQNFYAIKMYPLRTNGNILMFIGVIRNITEEKQSYIIREQFVQNASHELKTPITSIKGYTETLLGRLKLLEDSHEKRFLDAISRNTDRMVRIVEDMLTITRIENQSAIAQPEEFTLKSLVENLSFTVDGVISPKGQKLVVDMPTSLAVSADWVLLEHMLLNLISNASSYSPDGKTITLKIARAEPDSVNFQVMDQGIGIKDEDKERIFERFFRVDKNRSRKEGGTGLGLSIVKHIVRLHHGSVKVFDNPEGGTIFSVTIPLVYSEALES; via the coding sequence ATGAGGCGTAGCTTATTTTCTAAACTACTCTTAAGTAACTGGCTTCTACTCGTTTTCCTAATGGCTGTGGCGGGAGTGGTCTTCTTTCTAGAAGACCGGATCAATCCCGATCTGAAGATTCTACTCTTCTCCGCATATATACTTCTAGCGATGTTCGGGACTTTCTATATGTCCTTCTCCATCGCAAGAAGCGTAACTCAGACTTTAAATCAAATCGAAATGAAAACCGGCGAGATCAACGCCGGAGATTTCGGATCGGAATTGAGCCTTCCCGAAATCAGAGAGCTTGCAGATCTAGCAGTCTCCATCAATCTCATGTCCGGTCGTTTGAAAAACCAATTCGTGGACTTAACCATCGAAAAGGAAAAGTTCGACTCGGTATTACAAAACTTAAAAGAAGGAGTCTTCTCTGTTGATTTAGAAGGCTCCATTGTATTTCAAAACCGAAGTATTCCTGGATCCTTAATAGAACCGAACTCAGGTTCCCGTAGAGTAGAAGACGCAGTGAAAGATCCGCGTCTTTTAGAGTTCATTAAAAAAAACTTATACGGCAAAGGCGATCCAAAGATAGAATTAGATCTTAGCCAAAATTTTTATGCGATCAAAATGTATCCTCTTCGCACGAATGGGAACATCCTGATGTTTATCGGAGTAATACGGAATATTACCGAAGAGAAGCAGTCTTATATTATTCGAGAACAGTTCGTTCAAAATGCTTCTCATGAATTAAAAACTCCGATCACTTCTATCAAGGGATATACAGAGACGCTTCTGGGCCGCTTGAAATTGCTCGAAGACAGTCATGAGAAAAGATTCTTAGACGCGATCTCCCGAAATACGGATCGGATGGTGCGTATTGTAGAAGACATGCTTACAATCACTCGAATCGAGAACCAAAGTGCAATCGCTCAGCCGGAAGAATTTACTCTCAAGTCATTGGTCGAGAATCTTTCCTTTACGGTAGACGGAGTGATTTCTCCCAAAGGACAGAAGTTGGTTGTGGATATGCCTACCTCGCTAGCGGTTTCTGCGGATTGGGTTTTGCTCGAGCATATGCTTTTGAACCTGATATCAAATGCTTCTTCTTATTCCCCCGATGGAAAAACGATCACTCTGAAAATCGCAAGAGCGGAACCAGATTCGGTCAACTTTCAAGTCATGGACCAAGGGATCGGTATCAAGGACGAGGATAAGGAAAGAATTTTCGAAAGATTCTTCCGAGTGGATAAGAACAGATCTCGCAAAGAAGGCGGGACCGGTCTAGGACTTTCCATCGTTAAGCATATTGTTCGATTGCATCATGGCTCGGTAAAAGTTTTTGATAACCCGGAAGGTGGAACCATCTTCTCCGTAACCATTCCTCTAGTTTACAGCGAAGCTTTAGAATCTTGA
- the argJ gene encoding bifunctional glutamate N-acetyltransferase/amino-acid acetyltransferase ArgJ, translating to MDYPQGFSSFGINIGIKDKTKDFGVIFSEKPCKAAAVFTRNNFPGAPVIVGKEHIRDGLLQAVVINSKNSNVATGDAGIANSRSICTEIGKSLGISETLVLPSSTGVIGVPLPMQVILPACANAKSNLKPGNLEVVAEAIMTTDSRRKISVRKIKSANGEAVIFGMAKGAGMIEPNMATMLSYILTDADIEGDLQKILKECVDLSFNCISIDSDTSTSDTVAVLSNGLAGKVDAKDFRSALLEICIDLAKEVARDGEGASKLIEVRIRKSRDEIQARKIGKSILNSPLIKTAIYGGDPNWGRLVMAVGKVFDEPIPFDSLEIYFGDLPVKGADSEKLKKLSEYLKKNSEILVDVVLNTGTHEMVFWGCDLTEGYVKENAYYTT from the coding sequence ATGGACTATCCCCAAGGTTTTTCCTCCTTCGGAATCAATATAGGCATTAAAGATAAAACGAAAGATTTCGGCGTCATTTTCTCCGAGAAGCCTTGCAAAGCAGCAGCAGTATTCACTCGAAATAATTTTCCTGGAGCACCGGTCATTGTCGGAAAGGAACATATTCGAGATGGATTGCTCCAAGCAGTAGTAATCAATTCAAAAAATTCTAATGTAGCTACCGGAGATGCAGGCATTGCAAACTCTAGATCGATCTGCACAGAGATCGGAAAGTCTTTGGGGATTTCTGAAACATTAGTGCTTCCATCTTCCACGGGAGTGATCGGAGTTCCTCTTCCGATGCAAGTCATTCTTCCTGCTTGTGCAAATGCAAAGTCCAATTTAAAACCAGGCAACTTGGAAGTAGTTGCCGAGGCGATCATGACCACCGATAGCAGAAGAAAGATCTCAGTGAGAAAGATCAAATCTGCAAACGGAGAAGCTGTCATCTTCGGAATGGCCAAGGGAGCAGGGATGATTGAGCCGAATATGGCAACCATGCTTTCTTATATTCTCACTGATGCGGACATCGAAGGTGATTTGCAAAAGATACTGAAAGAGTGTGTGGACTTAAGCTTTAATTGTATCAGTATCGATTCGGATACTTCTACATCTGATACTGTTGCTGTGTTAAGCAACGGACTCGCCGGCAAAGTAGATGCAAAAGACTTTCGTTCTGCGTTACTCGAAATATGTATAGATCTCGCAAAAGAAGTAGCTAGAGACGGAGAAGGAGCTTCTAAATTGATAGAAGTCCGAATCCGAAAATCCAGAGACGAGATCCAAGCTAGAAAGATCGGCAAGTCCATCCTAAACTCTCCTTTGATCAAGACTGCAATCTACGGGGGGGACCCGAACTGGGGGAGATTGGTTATGGCAGTGGGGAAGGTTTTTGACGAACCGATCCCTTTTGACTCTTTGGAAATTTATTTCGGAGATCTTCCTGTCAAAGGCGCCGATTCCGAGAAACTCAAAAAATTGTCCGAGTATCTAAAAAAGAATTCCGAGATCCTCGTTGATGTGGTATTGAATACCGGTACGCACGAAATGGTATTTTGGGGATGCGACCTGACCGAAGGATACGTAAAAGAAAACGCATACTATACAACCTGA
- a CDS encoding PP2C family protein-serine/threonine phosphatase: MRNILLIFLSVILFSLILFSGLLNSYSKEARLPFYFYPNGVIAVSSGPHSDLVGMKIDLIEYEIIRKLGQDYGLSGHPFHFFGKEGSAVKSLSLVIRSSFEVLQDFLPDITISLLYFLVAIWFFFYTRDLYIFLLFGSLSSIFLFNFFLLAFHDFLFPFFFFLYFTGFLVLDVSFRLRGKEIPSRWFAPQVIFSLVAGFVGASQKGNPDLFQFLSTNGIYFNVFSAGLCILQLVFHTFRNRRNYQEVFKKLSLVLAFFLITIVPYLMAELGNAKTFFMIRPYLTIAFFVFPALVVFGTYTYSLVPVQIAFSSSLTSIYSILILTFGYLFGLEFFVRWNPGFLGKYQREWNLFYVVIAAYFLSSLNNKLYQWVDYWSFRNNPKLHTALEELSVMIGAPISMRATINNLIRRLVDALEVERLQILIPADKFPRTDLRNINFVRIPYGSEIWTYFEDHTEVTVTSHLAYGLGIRESVFQFLSQMKVQLAYPLFNFEKGKEVIAVFLVGEKRNRKNFTLGELRFLKECTRLASLLIRNYSLLVDEVEKKRIVRDLNMASILDKTLHLPELETVKGTSVGYFTLPAVGISGDSLDILTISPKKQLLFLGDVSGHGLGSGYLVSAVRGIIRRQLGNSPSLPEIFRAINLFLIERYRGSEFMTSIAGIYNANDGAFSFVNAGHTPPICIRKGGKIEVRSETQRVLGVLPTDYRLLTIHLNPGDKLVLFTDGVTETFDEKEEIFGEENLLRLLSMNHDKDAQSLADLVRKTLEEFRNYKEPSDDISFVCLEVSE; the protein is encoded by the coding sequence ATGAGAAATATACTTTTAATATTTCTCTCCGTAATCTTGTTCAGTTTGATTTTATTTTCAGGCTTACTCAACTCATACTCTAAGGAAGCGAGACTTCCCTTCTATTTCTATCCGAACGGAGTGATAGCCGTATCCAGCGGTCCCCATTCAGATCTAGTGGGAATGAAGATAGATCTGATTGAATACGAGATCATTCGTAAACTAGGACAGGACTACGGATTGTCTGGACATCCTTTCCATTTCTTTGGAAAAGAAGGAAGTGCTGTCAAGAGTCTCTCCTTAGTGATCCGTTCTTCTTTCGAAGTCTTACAAGACTTCTTGCCGGACATCACGATCTCTTTATTGTACTTCTTAGTTGCGATCTGGTTCTTCTTCTACACGAGAGATCTATATATATTCCTGTTATTTGGATCCTTATCTTCTATCTTTCTATTTAATTTCTTTTTACTCGCGTTCCATGATTTTCTTTTTCCATTCTTCTTCTTTTTATATTTCACAGGCTTTCTTGTCCTAGATGTGTCCTTTCGTTTGAGAGGAAAGGAAATCCCTTCTAGATGGTTTGCTCCTCAGGTCATCTTCTCACTTGTTGCTGGATTCGTAGGAGCTTCTCAAAAAGGAAATCCGGATCTATTCCAATTCCTTTCCACAAACGGGATCTATTTCAATGTATTCTCCGCCGGACTCTGCATTCTTCAGTTGGTGTTTCACACATTTAGGAATAGAAGAAATTACCAAGAGGTCTTTAAGAAACTTAGCCTTGTTCTCGCCTTTTTCTTAATTACGATCGTTCCTTATCTCATGGCAGAACTTGGAAATGCTAAGACATTCTTCATGATCCGTCCTTATTTGACCATTGCCTTCTTTGTTTTTCCGGCACTTGTAGTCTTCGGGACTTATACTTACTCTTTAGTGCCTGTACAGATCGCTTTCAGCTCCTCTCTCACTTCCATTTATTCGATTTTAATATTAACTTTCGGTTATCTATTCGGATTGGAATTCTTCGTGCGCTGGAATCCGGGCTTCTTAGGAAAATACCAGAGAGAATGGAATCTTTTCTACGTAGTCATAGCAGCTTATTTTTTAAGTTCTCTGAACAATAAATTGTACCAGTGGGTAGATTATTGGAGCTTTCGCAATAATCCAAAATTGCACACTGCTCTAGAAGAATTATCCGTGATGATAGGCGCTCCTATCTCGATGAGAGCTACGATAAACAATCTGATACGCAGATTGGTAGACGCATTGGAAGTAGAAAGACTGCAAATCCTGATCCCTGCGGATAAATTCCCTAGAACCGATCTAAGAAATATAAACTTCGTGAGAATTCCTTACGGATCCGAGATATGGACCTACTTCGAAGATCATACTGAAGTAACAGTAACTTCTCATTTGGCCTATGGTTTAGGGATCCGCGAATCTGTTTTTCAATTCTTAAGCCAGATGAAAGTGCAACTCGCATATCCTCTCTTCAATTTTGAGAAGGGAAAGGAAGTAATTGCGGTCTTCTTAGTCGGAGAAAAGAGAAATAGAAAGAATTTCACACTAGGTGAGCTTAGATTTCTTAAAGAATGTACCCGATTAGCATCTCTACTGATTCGAAACTATAGCCTCTTAGTAGATGAAGTGGAGAAGAAAAGGATCGTGAGAGACCTAAACATGGCTTCTATCTTGGATAAAACACTGCATTTACCCGAATTAGAGACTGTAAAAGGTACAAGTGTAGGATATTTTACTCTTCCTGCGGTTGGAATCTCTGGTGATTCCTTGGATATCTTAACAATCTCGCCTAAAAAGCAGTTATTGTTTCTAGGAGATGTATCTGGACATGGATTAGGTTCAGGCTATCTAGTTTCTGCTGTAAGAGGAATTATTCGCCGTCAGTTGGGCAATTCTCCTTCTCTTCCTGAGATTTTTAGAGCGATCAATCTGTTTTTGATCGAGAGATATCGAGGAAGTGAGTTCATGACTTCGATTGCAGGTATATATAATGCGAATGATGGAGCGTTTTCATTCGTAAATGCAGGTCATACACCACCGATTTGTATTCGAAAGGGTGGAAAAATAGAAGTTAGAAGCGAAACTCAGCGCGTTTTAGGTGTATTACCTACTGATTATCGCTTACTCACCATTCACTTGAACCCGGGAGACAAGTTAGTTTTATTCACAGACGGAGTAACTGAAACGTTTGATGAGAAGGAAGAGATCTTCGGAGAAGAGAATCTTCTTCGACTATTGTCCATGAATCATGATAAAGATGCGCAATCACTAGCTGATCTAGTGAGAAAGACTCTAGAAGAGTTTAGAAATTACAAAGAACCTAGCGATGATATCTCTTTTGTCTGCTTAGAAGTGTCCGAGTAA